The Citrifermentans bemidjiense Bem genome window below encodes:
- a CDS encoding FkbM family methyltransferase produces the protein MAAKFVTALLGRIASAVGVTRDDLSLSAALKRCRGRGVRVETIIDVGASDGRWSLEARKFFPQAFCFLIEAQEAHRAALETVKKRVPRVDFVIAAAGSRAGTCYFDAEDLFGGLASETEVGTHCISVPMVTIDDQVLLRNLAAPFLLKLDTHGFELPILQGAKQALASASLVIIETYNFRLTHDSLKFHEMCAYMEEAGFSCVDLVRPMHRPGDQAFWQMDLVFARSSDPVFSSNSYLPPGDSL, from the coding sequence ATGGCCGCCAAATTCGTTACAGCTCTTTTGGGAAGGATAGCGTCGGCTGTCGGCGTCACCCGGGACGACCTTTCGCTCAGCGCCGCTCTAAAGCGCTGCAGGGGGAGAGGCGTGCGGGTGGAGACCATCATAGACGTCGGGGCTTCGGACGGGCGCTGGTCGCTGGAGGCCAGAAAGTTCTTCCCGCAGGCCTTCTGCTTCTTGATCGAAGCCCAGGAGGCTCACCGCGCCGCGCTGGAAACGGTGAAGAAGAGGGTGCCACGAGTCGACTTTGTCATCGCCGCTGCGGGTAGCCGTGCCGGGACCTGCTATTTTGATGCAGAGGATCTCTTCGGCGGGCTCGCCTCGGAAACCGAGGTCGGGACGCACTGCATCTCGGTGCCTATGGTGACCATCGACGATCAGGTATTGCTGCGCAACCTGGCAGCTCCTTTTCTGCTGAAACTCGATACCCACGGATTCGAACTCCCTATTCTCCAGGGGGCTAAGCAGGCGTTGGCATCGGCCTCCTTGGTGATCATTGAAACGTACAATTTCCGACTCACCCATGACAGCCTGAAGTTCCACGAGATGTGCGCTTACATGGAGGAGGCCGGTTTTTCCTGTGTCGATTTGGTGCGGCCGATGCACCGCCCCGGCGACCAGGCCTTCTGGCAGATGGACCTCGTTTTCGCTCGCTCCAGCGATCCCGTGTTTTCTTCCAACAGCTACCTTCCGCCAGGGGATTCCCTGTGA
- a CDS encoding undecaprenyl-diphosphate phosphatase, whose protein sequence is MFEAIILGIVEGLSEFLPISSTGHLILASALMKLQQSEAHKVFEVTIQLGAMLAVVQIYRKQLLSRPELLKKVCFAFLPTGILGYLLYKVVKSFFQPSLVSYTLIAGGIAFILIELWMKNRPASTASLDHMSYRQAFTIGLIQSLSMVPGVSRSGATIMGGLVIGMNRKDAAEFSFLLALPTMLAATCYDIYKNYAVFHMGDWQNIAVGFVTSFVFAVIGIKALLKIITSHTFIPFGIYRIAVGIVFLVFLT, encoded by the coding sequence ATGTTTGAGGCGATAATTCTTGGCATCGTGGAGGGACTGAGCGAGTTCCTCCCTATTTCCTCCACCGGGCACCTGATCCTCGCCTCGGCGCTGATGAAGCTGCAGCAATCCGAGGCGCACAAGGTTTTCGAAGTCACCATCCAACTGGGGGCGATGCTGGCCGTGGTGCAGATCTACCGCAAACAGCTTCTCTCCCGCCCCGAGCTACTCAAGAAGGTCTGCTTCGCCTTCCTTCCTACCGGGATCCTCGGTTACCTGCTCTACAAGGTGGTCAAGTCGTTCTTCCAACCCTCGCTGGTGAGCTACACGCTTATCGCCGGGGGAATCGCCTTCATCCTCATCGAACTCTGGATGAAAAACCGTCCCGCCTCCACCGCCAGCCTCGACCACATGAGCTATCGGCAGGCCTTCACCATCGGCCTCATTCAGAGCCTTTCCATGGTTCCCGGGGTCTCGCGCTCCGGCGCCACCATCATGGGCGGCCTTGTCATAGGGATGAACCGCAAGGACGCGGCGGAGTTCTCCTTCCTGCTCGCGCTCCCCACCATGCTCGCCGCCACCTGCTACGACATCTACAAGAACTACGCTGTCTTCCATATGGGGGACTGGCAGAACATCGCGGTCGGTTTCGTCACCTCGTTCGTCTTCGCCGTCATCGGGATCAAGGCGCTCTTGAAGATCATCACCAGCCACACCTTCATCCCCTTCGGCATCTACCGCATCGCCGTCGGCATCGTCTTCCTGGTGTTCCTTACCTAG
- a CDS encoding glycosyltransferase, which translates to MKKISIITPCLNAERRIAETVESVLGQYAVHSGRAELEYIICDGGSTDRTLAIVESYRNDAVKIVSGADSGMYDALAKGLKVATGDIVAYLNAGDFYNRCAFDVVLDLFQRKEVQWLTGYNVHYNEKSYFLNVKLPYRYRRSFFASGLYGTTLIFVQQESTFWSSSLNELLDYDRLASFRYAGDYYLWFQFAKKYELKIVEAHLGGFRIERGQLSENREAYLSEMAAIVAGKPNLLQKMLAAFDRVMWYAPVELKKFLNKDGLFRYDHELQEWV; encoded by the coding sequence GTGAAAAAAATATCCATCATAACACCGTGCCTGAACGCGGAGCGCCGGATAGCCGAGACCGTTGAATCTGTCCTCGGGCAGTACGCTGTTCATTCCGGCCGGGCCGAACTGGAGTACATCATCTGCGACGGAGGATCCACCGACCGGACCCTTGCAATCGTCGAATCTTATCGCAACGACGCTGTGAAAATAGTGAGCGGTGCGGATAGCGGGATGTACGACGCGCTTGCTAAAGGTCTCAAAGTGGCAACCGGCGACATCGTGGCCTATCTCAACGCGGGGGACTTTTATAACAGATGCGCCTTCGACGTCGTTTTGGATTTGTTTCAGCGCAAAGAGGTCCAGTGGCTTACCGGTTACAACGTGCACTACAACGAGAAATCCTACTTTCTCAACGTGAAGCTTCCCTATCGTTACCGTCGCAGTTTCTTCGCGTCTGGTCTCTACGGAACCACCCTTATCTTCGTTCAGCAGGAATCGACCTTCTGGTCCTCCTCACTAAACGAACTCCTCGACTATGACCGGCTTGCCTCCTTCAGGTATGCAGGGGATTACTACCTGTGGTTCCAGTTCGCAAAAAAATACGAGCTGAAGATCGTCGAAGCGCATCTCGGTGGGTTCAGAATCGAGCGGGGGCAACTCTCTGAAAACCGTGAGGCCTATCTGTCGGAGATGGCCGCCATTGTTGCTGGCAAGCCCAATCTTTTGCAGAAAATGCTGGCTGCTTTCGACAGGGTGATGTGGTACGCGCCGGTGGAGCTCAAGAAGTTCCTGAACAAAGACGGTTTGTTCAGATACGACCACGAACTGCAGGAATGGGTTTGA
- a CDS encoding glycosyltransferase family 4 protein, which translates to MNPLLISTFDIFGGAARAAYRLHEGLRQAGVDSRMLVQEKKTDDFAVIGPQTKSDYLLSRIRANFDAVPLCLYPGRRKSLFSSAVWPDALTARVTALNPDVVHLHWVSYGFLRIETLAAIDAPIVWTLHDMWPFTGGCHYSDGCDRYLVGCGCCPLLSSSGPHDLSRWNFSRKVRCWDAIQMTVVAPSRWLGECAKKSLLFKNKDIEVIPNGVDLTRFRSRDKGFCRDILSLPKGKKIILTGAMDGSSDRRKGFDLLQTALCRLKQSSPDAELVIMGASRPSVVPDFGLPVHYLGMLHDEITLSLAYGAADLFVAPSREENLSNMVLEAIACGLPCVAFAVGGMPDLIEHGGNGFLAAALEPVDFSDAVARVLKDDLLRNEMSCLSREKAERQFESSLVAGRHARLYDEVSRRRQPLE; encoded by the coding sequence GTGAACCCACTTCTCATCAGTACCTTCGACATCTTCGGCGGAGCCGCCCGGGCCGCCTATCGGCTGCACGAGGGGTTAAGGCAAGCCGGCGTGGACAGCCGCATGCTGGTACAGGAGAAGAAAACCGACGATTTCGCGGTGATCGGGCCCCAGACCAAGAGCGACTACCTCCTTTCCAGGATCAGGGCCAATTTCGACGCGGTCCCCCTTTGCCTCTACCCGGGACGCCGGAAATCCTTGTTCTCCTCCGCCGTTTGGCCCGATGCGCTGACGGCGCGAGTGACGGCACTGAACCCCGACGTCGTGCATCTGCATTGGGTCTCTTACGGATTCCTGCGCATCGAGACGCTTGCCGCCATAGATGCCCCAATCGTCTGGACCTTGCACGACATGTGGCCTTTTACGGGCGGGTGCCACTATTCGGATGGCTGTGACCGGTACCTCGTCGGCTGCGGCTGCTGTCCGCTCCTCTCCTCATCCGGGCCTCACGACCTTTCCAGGTGGAACTTCAGTCGCAAGGTGAGGTGTTGGGACGCCATCCAGATGACTGTTGTAGCTCCCAGCCGCTGGCTCGGGGAGTGCGCGAAGAAAAGCCTCCTGTTCAAGAACAAAGACATTGAGGTGATCCCGAACGGCGTCGACCTGACCCGTTTCAGATCGCGCGACAAGGGGTTTTGCCGCGACATACTTTCCCTTCCCAAGGGGAAAAAGATCATCTTGACCGGGGCGATGGACGGCAGCAGTGACCGGCGCAAAGGGTTCGATCTGCTCCAGACTGCGCTTTGCCGGCTTAAACAGAGTTCGCCTGATGCCGAGCTGGTTATCATGGGTGCGTCACGGCCGTCTGTCGTTCCGGATTTCGGGCTTCCTGTCCACTACCTCGGCATGCTGCATGATGAGATAACCCTTTCGTTGGCTTACGGGGCAGCCGATCTTTTCGTGGCCCCCTCCAGGGAGGAGAACCTCTCCAACATGGTTCTCGAAGCCATCGCCTGCGGCCTTCCCTGCGTCGCCTTTGCTGTAGGAGGCATGCCCGATCTCATCGAGCATGGCGGGAACGGTTTTCTGGCCGCAGCTCTTGAGCCGGTAGACTTTTCCGATGCTGTCGCCCGGGTTCTCAAGGATGACCTTCTGCGCAACGAAATGTCGTGCCTGTCCAGAGAGAAAGCGGAGAGACAATTCGAGTCATCACTGGTCGCCGGCCGTCATGCCCGGCTCTACGACGAGGTCTCTCGTCGCCGCCAGCCTTTGGAGTGA
- a CDS encoding hemerythrin domain-containing protein: MARLIDELKRDHVEIDAMLAKVRDSKITNQEAHKILIAAKGKLLAHLKKEDIQLYPVLDKSAVNDAALKRSVDFYAKDMHEITADAVAFFDKYSPADSPIDIEFAKAFGRLYSILSRRLRSEESTLYPAYAKLHPL, encoded by the coding sequence ATGGCGAGATTGATAGACGAGTTGAAAAGGGACCATGTCGAAATCGATGCGATGCTGGCAAAGGTGAGGGACAGTAAGATCACCAACCAGGAGGCCCACAAGATCCTGATCGCGGCGAAAGGAAAACTCCTCGCCCACCTGAAGAAAGAAGACATTCAACTCTACCCGGTCCTGGACAAGTCTGCGGTCAATGACGCAGCGCTGAAGCGGTCGGTCGATTTTTACGCCAAGGACATGCACGAGATCACCGCCGATGCCGTCGCCTTTTTCGACAAGTACTCGCCGGCGGACTCCCCCATCGACATCGAGTTCGCCAAGGCGTTCGGGAGGTTGTATTCCATCCTCTCCAGAAGGCTGCGCAGCGAGGAGAGCACGCTTTACCCGGCCTACGCGAAGTTGCATCCGCTCTAG
- a CDS encoding ATP-binding protein: MRKVDYQPHLSPDAANLQLALDWLAHLVSGYLGVRFGKADAFQARPLELCSEDSPLELFIKSQNPTLEEFALVMMALAPHLQPGFFNRIVSEVLPEGGDIPELGGVRLAENRAILPTGETAQFVLAGHSLGRSIEVQRLLSAEHWLAKKRILWLEPVRPGEPMMSGRLCLDPELVEWVTLGTVGRPRFSMEFPAEAIETEMVWEDLVLHPNTLRQIHEIENWIKHNETLLNEWGMKRKLKQGYRALFHGPSGTGKTLTATLLGKYTGRDVYRIDLSRVVSKYIGETEKNLSALFDKAEYKEWILFFDEADALFGKRTDVRDSHDRYANQEVSYLLQRLEGYHGLVILATNKRSNLDEAFVRRFQSIIQFPMPRAEERCRIWRQAFPQQIEISEDIDWKEIAARYELPGAGIMNVMHHCALEVLADQSRRLDLTRLEAAIMREYIKEGKVV, from the coding sequence ATGCGGAAGGTTGACTACCAACCCCATCTCTCCCCGGACGCGGCCAACCTGCAGCTGGCCCTGGATTGGCTCGCCCACCTGGTTAGCGGCTACCTGGGGGTGCGCTTCGGCAAAGCCGACGCCTTCCAGGCGCGCCCCCTGGAGTTATGCAGCGAGGACTCTCCGCTGGAGCTGTTCATCAAGAGCCAGAATCCGACCCTGGAGGAGTTCGCGCTGGTGATGATGGCGCTGGCTCCCCATCTGCAACCCGGCTTCTTCAACAGGATTGTAAGCGAGGTGCTTCCCGAGGGGGGGGATATCCCCGAACTGGGAGGGGTGCGGCTTGCCGAGAACAGGGCAATTCTCCCCACCGGTGAGACCGCCCAGTTCGTTCTGGCGGGGCATAGCCTCGGGAGGTCCATCGAGGTGCAGCGCCTTTTGAGCGCGGAGCACTGGCTGGCGAAGAAGCGGATCCTGTGGCTTGAGCCGGTGCGGCCGGGGGAGCCGATGATGAGCGGTCGGCTCTGCCTCGACCCGGAGCTGGTGGAGTGGGTGACGCTGGGGACCGTGGGGCGGCCTCGCTTCAGCATGGAGTTCCCGGCGGAGGCGATAGAGACGGAGATGGTGTGGGAGGACCTGGTGCTGCATCCCAACACCTTGCGCCAGATCCACGAGATAGAGAACTGGATCAAGCACAACGAGACGCTGCTCAACGAATGGGGGATGAAAAGGAAGCTTAAGCAGGGTTACCGCGCCCTTTTTCACGGCCCATCGGGGACGGGGAAGACGCTGACCGCAACACTCTTGGGCAAATACACCGGCCGCGACGTGTACCGGATCGACCTGTCGCGGGTGGTGTCGAAATACATCGGCGAGACGGAGAAGAACCTCTCCGCGCTATTCGACAAGGCGGAGTACAAGGAGTGGATACTCTTCTTCGACGAGGCGGACGCCCTGTTCGGCAAGAGGACCGATGTCCGCGACTCCCATGACCGGTACGCGAACCAGGAGGTCTCCTACCTTTTGCAGCGGCTAGAGGGGTACCACGGGCTGGTGATCCTGGCGACCAACAAGCGCAGCAACCTGGACGAAGCCTTTGTGCGCCGTTTCCAGAGCATCATCCAGTTCCCCATGCCGCGCGCGGAGGAGCGCTGCCGGATCTGGCGCCAGGCGTTCCCGCAGCAGATCGAGATAAGCGAGGATATCGATTGGAAAGAGATAGCCGCGCGCTACGAGTTGCCCGGTGCGGGGATCATGAACGTCATGCACCACTGCGCCCTGGAGGTTCTGGCCGACCAGTCCCGCCGCCTGGACCTGACGCGCCTGGAGGCGGCGATAATGCGGGAGTACATCAAGGAAGGGAAAGTAGTCTAG
- a CDS encoding glycosyltransferase family protein — protein MDAPPIALFAYNRLTHTRRTVEALQKNHGADKSPLYVFCDGPKSERDLDAVNEVRAYLKGVDGFSSVEVIESEANAGLAASLTRGICLVLDEYDSIIVLEDDLVTSPYFLKFMRDALRRYRDEERVASVSGYSFPLGIKTAETFLLNYTACWGWGTWRRGWQLFEPSGEKLLSEIGKRGLSHEFDMRGAYPYTRMLEDQCRGKVDSWAVRWHASLFLAGRLMLFPGRSLVNNIGHDGSGVNCQGASHFDVTLSDTAVLIGDVPLAADATVAAAMEKFFRELNPGLFRYLLRKLTTRFSL, from the coding sequence ATGGACGCTCCGCCGATAGCTCTGTTCGCGTATAACCGCCTGACCCACACCAGGCGCACCGTCGAGGCACTGCAAAAGAACCATGGTGCGGACAAGAGTCCCCTCTACGTCTTTTGCGACGGTCCCAAAAGCGAGCGCGATCTCGACGCCGTCAACGAGGTTCGAGCCTATCTTAAGGGCGTCGACGGATTTTCATCGGTAGAGGTGATCGAGAGCGAGGCGAACGCAGGTCTTGCCGCCTCCCTGACAAGGGGGATCTGCTTGGTCCTCGATGAGTACGATTCCATAATCGTGCTGGAAGACGATCTGGTCACCTCTCCCTATTTTCTGAAGTTCATGCGTGACGCATTGCGCCGCTACCGGGACGAGGAGAGGGTGGCGTCGGTAAGCGGATACTCCTTTCCTCTGGGCATAAAAACCGCCGAAACCTTTCTCTTGAACTACACGGCCTGCTGGGGGTGGGGTACCTGGCGCAGGGGCTGGCAGCTCTTCGAGCCCTCGGGGGAAAAGCTCCTATCGGAAATCGGCAAGAGGGGCCTTAGCCACGAGTTCGACATGCGGGGCGCCTATCCCTACACCCGGATGCTTGAGGACCAGTGCCGCGGCAAGGTTGACTCGTGGGCTGTGCGGTGGCACGCCTCGCTCTTTCTCGCGGGCAGGCTCATGCTTTTTCCCGGCAGATCCCTGGTCAACAACATAGGCCATGACGGAAGCGGGGTGAATTGCCAAGGCGCCTCCCACTTTGACGTCACCCTCTCGGATACGGCGGTCCTGATAGGGGACGTACCGCTTGCCGCGGATGCCACGGTTGCCGCCGCAATGGAAAAGTTTTTCAGGGAGCTGAACCCTGGGCTGTTCCGTTACCTACTGCGCAAATTAACCACGAGATTCTCACTATGA
- a CDS encoding class I SAM-dependent methyltransferase, with the protein MTLTPDIRTAGREPLMMLNVGCGDTSHPDWTNLDLRGSRSVECRDVTQGLPFPDESFDVVYHSHLLEHLLPEKALPFMRECHRVLKPGGTLRILVPDLEQIARLYLEKLGQTPDAADDYDWMMLELYDQCVRVDSGGRMEEFLRRPGTRHSAFVAQRMGGEAAAYWEEIPPGRLTADPKAALRRWLWKVRTLLAAWGVFLIAGSQGRSAFEAGLFRASGEIHQWMYDRFSLERLMTDAGFMDPSVTTAFESRIPGFARYGLDVVDGVVRKPDSLVMEGGKP; encoded by the coding sequence ATGACGCTTACTCCCGACATACGGACCGCCGGCAGGGAACCTCTCATGATGCTGAACGTGGGTTGCGGCGACACATCGCATCCTGACTGGACCAACCTGGACTTGCGGGGAAGCCGGTCGGTCGAGTGCCGGGACGTTACCCAGGGGCTTCCTTTCCCCGACGAGAGCTTCGACGTGGTCTACCACTCCCACCTGCTGGAGCACCTGCTGCCGGAGAAGGCGCTCCCCTTTATGCGCGAGTGCCACCGTGTCCTGAAACCTGGCGGAACCCTCCGGATATTGGTGCCGGATCTGGAGCAGATAGCAAGGCTGTATCTGGAAAAACTCGGGCAGACGCCAGATGCGGCAGACGATTACGACTGGATGATGCTGGAGTTGTACGATCAGTGCGTCCGGGTCGACAGCGGCGGGCGCATGGAGGAGTTCCTCCGCAGACCCGGGACCAGGCATTCCGCCTTCGTGGCGCAGAGAATGGGTGGCGAAGCTGCTGCCTATTGGGAAGAGATCCCCCCCGGCAGGCTCACCGCGGATCCGAAGGCCGCTTTGCGCCGCTGGCTCTGGAAGGTCAGGACGTTGCTGGCCGCATGGGGAGTTTTCCTGATTGCCGGCTCTCAAGGCAGGAGCGCCTTTGAAGCTGGGCTGTTCCGGGCTTCAGGCGAGATTCACCAGTGGATGTACGACCGGTTTTCGCTGGAACGCCTCATGACTGACGCCGGCTTTATGGACCCCAGCGTGACGACGGCTTTCGAGAGCCGCATTCCCGGTTTTGCACGGTACGGACTGGACGTGGTAGATGGTGTCGTCCGCAAGCCCGATTCCCTGGTAATGGAAGGGGGCAAGCCGTGA